The following proteins are co-located in the Helicobacteraceae bacterium genome:
- a CDS encoding multidrug efflux SMR transporter, producing the protein MKSYLFLALAIAFELIGTTALASSKQFTKITPIVVMVVAYIASFYCLSLSIRTIPIGIAYAIWSGVGTALIALVGALAFKQAPDAPALIGIALILAGTATINLFSKTAAH; encoded by the coding sequence ATGAAAAGCTATCTGTTTTTGGCGCTGGCAATCGCGTTTGAGCTTATTGGGACTACCGCCTTGGCAAGCTCCAAGCAGTTTACGAAAATAACCCCGATCGTCGTTATGGTCGTCGCCTATATAGCGAGTTTTTATTGTTTAAGTTTGTCGATCAGAACTATTCCAATAGGTATCGCCTACGCTATCTGGTCGGGAGTCGGAACGGCTTTGATCGCGCTTGTCGGCGCTCTGGCTTTTAAACAAGCTCCCGACGCGCCCGCGCTTATCGGAATCGCTTTGATTTTGGCGGGGACGGCGACGATCAACCTGTTTTCAAAGACCGCCGCGCATTAA